A genomic stretch from Plasmodium reichenowi strain SY57 chromosome 4, whole genome shotgun sequence includes:
- a CDS encoding hypothetical protein (conserved Plasmodium protein, unknown function) produces the protein MSSIRPELKSVEFYPPDINSKGSILKNKPMESLNNMRDVESIKKISYISTGGNNNQLYENGMFFDERKREYMPNNENISAIYENNNMENNVNMNVNVNVNGSSVFRPVDLVHTIQEKKSSYGNNMFDYNNMMDYNMNNNMNNNMIEHNMNNNMIEYNMNNNMIEHNMNNNMIEYNMNNNMMEYNMNNNMIEYNMNNNMMEYNMNNNMMEYNMNNNMINNDRHFSEMNTDKNIYPVNSVVNDEGSYGYVDPLENLFNTNKFKIKKIKDTSSISNDYNNKKNLTNILPFEKIVEQCDINNVISNKFVQDLYNHQNVYDENNVVMKGFKKGEYMDGISSVPFLSDGKSIVYNKMKENDEHLEDHNYHLQDKAYMASRNSSVKRSSVKSNKFDLGNKQKSDDNENNMVGKDIDNHQYNEHFNMNNNNSKNNIDGIRNMSHSKGVIPSDMTTNNIPMQDIRNSYYESKKINDNVNHVNHVNHVNDVNDDDQNVVENNEGDKDNNLFEVYDYNKNKKVVYYSVKNHYDPYKEMCKKEKESYSIYDNKIYENDIYDYLLHQYEQNYENMFDQRNSNNSNLINDRKDIFYNRMNLMYGDNHLGDYNYKKDMVRNSYNNNNNNNNNNNNIDVNRYNSKDGTRCRAGTLNQNGIHTNKENEYNNIPRYTNYKRETELYDKILYDYKLNQHKYPSYFQKNINDKTCDNVNDKNRNSNISNLYKRNTKICNLYNDDLLDIYKYSTDIYTPKPKLFVYTSKDNLNTRNQIHKNDIKTGKQNDTNNMYDKENLNNDLLTNKYTLKINKEFKKIFKKLKYKNTVVISNIGKKCGSSTFSNYIINDNEINKFTNEISTEENCIYAYITRNQNKINYLYLDYEKITSQQGLYSNEKQGLQNNINKFITLSFYFSNIVILHISKQNCLDMFYVLASYYDIIKNIRENLRKRRKKYEQLQSGKHEADQFDLKNMKNVLSPKDNHKSISNHTSKDNHKSKDNHKSKDNHKSKDNHKSKDNHKSKDNHKSKDNHKSKDNHKSINNHKSINNHKSNDNHDSDKNEEDIENDEETLDIIDGETNTNLSSDVSEDDSSNTDSEDSDKDNFDENNFSLPYFIFVLRDVNKEEFSKMNLQNDSLFNEEDSNMNGNMNGNMNGNVNGNVSGNMNGNMNGNVNGHVNGNVNGNVNGNVNGNVNGNVNGHVNGNVNGNINENMNNLFNDCMYYNQHYNNKHENNVNGNNNNINSNNNNNNGNNFHYSYGNYSYDSLARQYLDSLINMINDDVTQKKVQCMLKLLTRKNIFMLPSLYTNDNDYIINEEYMKELSKIKKELYIQGKTIDNMYKNNGTYIYKYISMLLYTTNNDIFYTPKQLQKKIENFECKMLYNVLIDNFLLHIRKKIENKLPMKPNMFLTLINDLKIEFILTFEKFAIGNIRIKKKYKNQLYSDMDVIILKAYKENIAFSCFSFYNIIDQRINTLQIYEKINNFKYENFSQLQIDLDLINDGKVDNLIYNEILGIKKEEIFTHFINVYHDNQKDTSDVLCNTDLADNKQKKSYALSKEKKSLTHANSRTHENNDNNKYNNNNSNNNDTSDTLSDTDNNKKYEYQKSKKISSTYLGIDKNNNNNNNNHNNNNNNNNNNNNNYYNNLNNYGNPLLYGNSMKKSKNKYEGKFVKYEDTINQDKDNDDISFKEFEQNNEKKSSKINTYNNNSYRRKSTNEMYVNADDSYFYQTKTKLPSKSNNNNNNNINRSISSSKKPYQKFKSDLGLIYARKKKVHKYNHVPKKYYSVDYSNENNEYIHKNSVLYENVNSSELFPEEGVDIYTDDDNVEDEYNQEVNYNALQQNNKYLSSNSRLNSKNDKLGNHSKSNISRNISNSAMEMVNLKENDDDDEEEVENEDDDDNNKIAFIKKKVSSNLSNIKDKLTFHEKNYSESKKSSQTTSRKKTRMSCLPKKKSSK, from the coding sequence ATGTCATCCATACGACCAGAACTAAAATCAGTGGAATTTTACCCTCCAGATATAAATAGCAAAGGTAgtattttaaaaaacaaacCTATGGAATCTCTAAACAATATGAGAGATGTTGaaagtataaaaaaaataagttACATAAGCACCGGCGGAAATAATAACCAACTATATGAAAATGGAATGTTTTTTGatgaaagaaaaagagAATATATGCCTAATAATGAAAACATTTCTGCcatatatgaaaataataatatggaaaataatgtaaatatgaATGTAAACGTTAATGTTAATGGTAGTAGTGTGTTTAGGCCCGTTGACCTGGTACATACCATACAAGAGAAAAAAAGTTCTTACGGAAATAATATGTTCGactataataatatgatgGATTATAACATGAACAATAACATGAACAATAACATGATCGAACATAACATGAACAATAACATGATAGAATATAACATGAACAATAACATGATCGAACATAACATGAACAATAACATGATCGAATATAACATGAACAATAACATGATGGAATATAACATGAACAATAACATGATCGAATATAACATGAACAACAACATGAtggaatataatatgaacaataaCATGATGGAATATAACATGAACAATAACATGATTAATAATGATAGACATTTTTCTGAGATGAACACagataaaaatatctaTCCTGTAAATAGCGTGGTTAACGATGAAGGGAGTTATGGTTATGTAGATCCATTGGAAAATTTGtttaatacaaataaatttaaaataaaaaaaataaaagacACTAGCAGCATTAGTAATGattataacaataaaaagAACTTAACTAACATTTTGCCTTTTGAGAAGATTGTAGAACAGTgtgatattaataatgtGATATCAAACAAATTCGTTCaagatttatataatcatcaaaatgtatatgatgaaaataatgtGGTTATGAAAGGATTTAAAAAAGGAGAATATATGGATGGTATATCATCAGTTCCTTTTTTAAGTGATGGGAAAAGTAtagtatataataaaatgaaagaaaatgatGAGCATCTTGAGGatcataattatcatcTTCAGGATAAAGCTTATATGGCATCAAGGAATTCTAGTGTTAAGAGAAGTTCAGTGAAATCGAATAAATTTGACCTAGGTAATAAACAGAAGAGTGATGATAACGAAAATAATATGGTTGGTAAAGATATTGATAACCACCAATATAACGAACATTTCAacatgaataataataatagtaagAACAATATTGATGGTATTCGTAATATGAGCCATTCCAAGGGTGTGATCCCCTCAGACATGacaacaaataatattccCATGCAAGATATTAGAAATAGTTACTATGAGAGTAAAAAGATAAATGATAATGTAAATCATGTAAATCATGTAAATCATGTGAATGATGTGAATGATGATGATCAAAATGTAGTGGAAAATAATGAAGGagataaagataataatttatttgaggtatatgattataataaaaataaaaaagttgTATATTATTCTGTTAAAAATCATTATGATCCTTATAAAGAAATGtgtaaaaaagaaaaagagagttattcaatatatgataataaaatatatgaaaatgatatatatgattatttattacatcaatatgaacaaaattatgaaaatatgtTTGATCAACGTAATTCTAATAATAGTAATTTAATAAACGATAGAAAggatattttttataatcgTATGAATTTAATGTATGGAGACAATCATTTGGGAGATTATAACTACAAAAAGGATATGGTCAGAAATTcttacaataataataataataataataataataataataacattgATGTTAATAGATATAATAGTAAGGATGGTACGAGATGTAGAGCAGGGACCCTTAATCAAAATGGTATTCATACAAATAAGgaaaatgaatataataatataccaagatatacaaattataaaagagaaacagaattatatgataaaattttatacgattataaattaaatcaACATAAATATCCATcttattttcaaaaaaatataaatgataaaacTTGTGATAATGtgaatgataaaaataGGAATAGCAACATAtcaaatttatataagaGGAACACAAAAATTTGTAATTTGTATAATGATGATttattagatatatataaatattctactgatatatatacacCTAAACCAAAGTTATTTGTATATACTTCCAAAGATAATTTAAACACAAGAAATCAAATTCATAAGaatgatataaaaacaGGAAAACAAAACGATACAAATAACATGTATGATAAAGAAAACTTAAACAATGATCTTTTAACTAATAAATATactttaaaaattaataaagaatttaaaaagatatttaaaaaattgaaatataaaaatactGTAGTTATTAGTAATATAGGGAAAAAATGTGGCTCTTCTACCTTttcaaattatattattaatgataatgaaattaataaatttacaAATGAAATCAGTACAGAAgaaaattgtatatatgcatatattacaagaaatcaaaataaaattaattatctttatttagattatgaaaaaattactTCCCAACAAGGTCTATATTCTAATGAAAAGCAAGGcttacaaaataatataaataaatttataacGCTTTCCTTCTATTTTTCGAATATAGtaattttacatataagTAAACAAAATTGCTTAGATATGTTTTATGTCTTGGCTTcttattatgatataataaaaaacattAGAGAAAATCTGAGAAAGAGAAGAAAGAAATATGAGCAGCTGCAAAGTGGTAAACACGAAGCTGATCAATTTGATTTGaagaatatgaaaaatgtaCTTTCTCCTAAGGACAATCACAAGAGTATAAGTAATCACACGAGTAAAGATAATCACAAGAGTAAAGATAATCACAAGAGTAAAGATAATCACAAGAGTAAAGATAACCACAAGAGTAAAGATAATCACAAGAGTAAAGATAATCACAAGAGTAAAGATAATCACAAGAGTAAAGATAATCACAAGAGTATAAATAATCACAAGAGTATAAATAATCACAAAAGTAACGATAATCACGATAGTGATAAAAATGAGGAAGACATAGAAAATGATGAGGAAACATTAGATATAATTGACGGCGAAACAAATACAAATTTGTCATCAGATGTAAGTGAAGACGATTCCTCTAATACAGATAGCGAAGACTCTGATAAAGACAATTTTGATGagaataatttttctttaccatattttatatttgtattaagAGATGTAAATAAGGAAGAGTTTTCCAAAATGAACTTACAAAATGATAGTTTGTTTAATGAGGAAGATTCGAATATGAATGGAAATATGAATGGAAATATGAATGGAAATGTTAATGGAAATGTTAGTGGAAATATGAATGGAAATATGAATGGAAATGTTAATGGACATGTTAATGGAAATGTTAATGGAAATGTTAATGGAAATGTTAATGGAAATGTTAATGGAAATGTTAATGGACATGTTAATGGAAATGTTAATGGAAATATTAATGAGAATATGAATAATCTTTTTAATGACtgtatgtattataatcaACATTATAACAACAAACatgaaaataatgttaatggtaataataataatattaatagtaacaataataataataatggtaACAATTTTCATTATAGTTATGgtaattattcatatgattCCTTAGCTAGACAATATTTAGATTCACTCATAAACATGATAAATGACGATGTAACACAGAAAAAGGTTCAATGTAtgttaaaattattaacaAGAAAAAACATTTTCATGTTACCatcattatatacaaatgataacgattatattataaatgaagaatatatGAAGGAATtaagtaaaataaaaaaagagtTATATATCCAAGGGAAAACAATAgataatatgtataaaaataatggtacgtatatatataaatatataagtatgttattatatacaactaataatgatattttttatacacCAAAAcaattacaaaaaaaaatagaaaattttgaatgtaaaatgttatataatgttCTTATAGATAATTTCTTACTTcatataagaaaaaaaattgaaaataaattacCCATGAAACCTAATATGTTTTTAACTTTAATCAATGATTTAAAGATAGAGTTTATTTTAACTTTTGAAAAATTTGCTATTGGAAATataagaattaaaaaaaaatataaaaaccAATTATATTCTGATATGGatgttataatattaaaagcttataaagaaaatatagCATTCAGTTGTTTTagtttttataatattattgatCAAAGAATAAATACTCTACAAATTTATGAGAAgattaataattttaagTATGAAAACTTTAGTCAGCTACAAATCGATCTAGATCTTATTAACGACGGGAAGGTGGATaatcttatatataatgaaatcTTAGGTATAAAAAAGGAGGAAATATTTACACACTTCATCAATGTTTATCATGATAATCAAAAAGATACAAGTGATGTGTTGTGTAATACGGACTTAGCGGATAACAAGCAAAAAAAATCGTATGCTCTatcaaaagaaaaaaaaagccTAACGCATGCAAATAGTAGAACacatgaaaataatgataataataaatataataataacaatagtaataataatgatacaTCTGATACATTAAGCGACAcggataataataaaaagtatgAATACcaaaaaagtaaaaaaatCTCGTCGACATATTTAGGAATAGACAaaaacaacaacaataataataataatcataataataataacaataataataacaataataataataattattataataatcttAATAATTATGGTAATCCATTGTTATATGGAAACAGTATGAAAAAAAGCAAAAATAAATACGAAGGGAAATTTGTAAAATATGAAGATACCATAAATCAAGATAaagataatgatgatatttcttttaaagAGTTCGAACAAAATAATGAGAAGAAAAGTTcgaaaataaatacatataataataattcttataGAAGAAAAAGTACAAATGAAATGTATGTCAATGCTGATgattcttatttttatcaaacCAAAACAAAATTACCAAGTAAgagtaataataataataataataatatcaacAGATCAATCAGCTCATCCAAAAAACCATATCAAAAATTTAAATCTGATCTAGGTTTAATATATGcaaggaaaaaaaaagtacaCAAATATAATCATGTACccaaaaaatattatagtGTAGATTATTCTAAcgaaaataatgaatatatacataaaaattcGGTACTATATGAAAATGTGAATAGTTCAGAATTATTCCCAGAAGAAGGTGTAGATATATACAcagatgatgataatgtaGAAGATGAATACAATCAAGAAGTAAATTACAACGCCCTacaacaaaataataaatatctATCATCAAATAGTAGATTAAATAgtaaaaatgataaattaGGAAATCATTCCAAATCTAATATTTCTAGAAACATAAGTAATTCTGCTATGGAAATGGTAAATTTGAAAGAAAAcgatgatgatgatgaagaagaagtagaaaatgaagatgatgatgataataataaaattgcgtttattaaaaaaaaagtcTCTAGTAATTTAtctaatataaaagataaattaaCCTTtcatgaaaaaaattattccGAAAGTAAAAAATCGAGTCAAACCACCTCAAGGAAGAAAACAAGGATGAGTTGTctaccaaaaaaaaaaagttcaaaatga
- a CDS encoding AAA family ATPase, putative — MMNIIRSIEANEVIYNSLLEEEKDCFQDILLNEIWDIYDHQEKEKKNELYKKNGNNKNLVNRSRPNGFLFFERSNKFSPEGGYNLEGNKKEQMDINDLIFSDVNNNIFENNEDDEIYNKVMDLLNENETCDVYEKIEENENFVSGIKCVDIKNFMNFDPLFIKVYHEEYKIEKQDNIKEKPHISNSEKIESAFKIRYTENVEKGSKLKKKYQIDSDLSRTSKTDSFIEESDDGIYNAKKLKMKKKKRNYNLSDDENEDNNNNNNNNNNNNNNNNNNNNNNNTNISSKKKDAFSNAFDILVKRKNEKNEEAIKAFNYINEKKRNRDCMKHNNNVGDNKYDKKKNYKKSNDDTNGSGYDEIPEKYWSLIEQGIEVNIIRYALSMKMDSNEQVKESDIIGLYDIKKIIKDKIVNVILRPDLFTGLNRAAKGILLFGPPGTGKTMVAKWVASSCKCSFYNVNTSSLFSKYIGETEKIVTALFKCAEVDNPSILFFDEIDSLLGTRKKDEDDTTIRIKNQLLQMIDGINTKKDIIIVIIGATNRPDMIDDAALRRFNKRVYIPLPDLNARKEQIRYIISKHTHSGFQLTEEELNAISVKLENWNGSDIYHLCSKCYEYVYDDAVEQYNGIQNIPNASIFRAIQYNDFIKAMTQVNTSYKNVFDYDEWSKMHSSL; from the coding sequence ATGATGAACATTATAAGGAGCATTGAAGCAAATGAAGTTATATACAATAGTTTAttagaagaagaaaaagacTGCTTCCAGGATATTTTACTTAATGAGATATGGGATATTTATGATCATCAagagaaagaaaaaaagaatgagttatataaaaaaaatggaaataataaaaatttagTAAATAGAAGTAGGCCAAATGgatttcttttttttgaaagAAGTAATAAATTTTCACCTGAAGGTGGTTATAATTTAGAgggaaataaaaaagaacagatggatataaatgatttaatatttagtgatgtgaataataatatatttgagaataatgaagatgatgaaatatataataaggTTATGGATTTGTTGAATGAGAATGAAACATGTGATGTGtatgaaaaaatagaaGAAAATGAGAACTTTGTTAGTGGTATTAAATGTgtagatataaaaaattttatgaatttcgatccattatttattaaagtATATCatgaagaatataaaattgaaaaaCAAGATAACATAAAAGAGAAGCCACACATATCCAATAGTGAAAAGATTGAAAGTGCATTTAAAATAAGGTATACAGAAAATGTAGAGAAAGGTTctaaattaaaaaaaaaatatcaaatCGATTCAGATTTAAGTAGAACTAGTAAAACAGATTCGTTTATAGAAGAAAGTGATGATGGAATTTATAATGCAAAAAAgttaaaaatgaaaaaaaagaaaagaaattataatttgtCAGATGATGAAAACGAagataacaataataataacaataataacaataataataataataataataataataataataataataataatacaaatatttcatcaaaaaaaaaagatgcCTTCTCAAATGCTTTTGATATTTTAGTGAAGAGaaaaaatgagaaaaatgaagaagCAATTAAAGCTTTTAATTACAttaatgagaaaaaaagaaatcGTGATTGTATgaaacataataataacgttggggataataaatatgataagaaaaaaaattataagaaaagTAATGATGATACAAACGGATCAGGATATGATGAAATACCTGAAAAATACTGGTCTTTAATAGAACAAGGTATAGaagtaaatataatacGTTATGCTCTAAGTATGAAAATGGATTCTAATGAACAAGTAAAAGAATCAGATATTATAGGGttatatgatattaaaaaaataataaaagataaaattgtaaatgttatattaaGACCAGATTTATTTACTGGATTAAATAGAGCAGCAAAaggtatattattatttggaCCACCAGGTACAGGAAAAACCATGGTAGCAAAATGGGTAGCTTCTTCTTGTAAATgttcattttataatgtaaatacttcatcattatttagTAAATATATTGGAGAAACTGAAAAAATCGTTACAGCATTATTTAAATGTGCAGAGGTAGATAATCCttcaattttattttttgatgAAATAGATTCGTTATTAGGAACAAGGAAAAAAGATGAAGATGATACAACCATTAGAATTAAAAATCAATTATTACAAATGATTGATGGAATTAATActaaaaaagatattatcATAGTAATTATAGGAGCAACCAACAGACCAGATATGATAGATGATGCAGCTTTAAGACGTTTTAATAAAAGAGTATATATACCATTACCTGATCTTAATGCAAGAAAAGAACaaataagatatattatatcgAAACATACGCATTCAGGATTTCAATTAACCGAAGAAGAATTAAATGCTATCTCGGTTAAATTAGAAAACTGGAATGGTAGTGATATATATCATCTTTGCTCTAAATGTTATGAATATGTGTATGATGATGCAGTAGAACAATATAACGgaatacaaaatatacCAAATGCTTCAATCTTTAGAGCTATACAATATAATGATTTTATTAAAGCCATGACACAAGTAAATACctcttataaaaatgttttcGATTATGATGAGTGGAGTAAAATGCACAGTTCTTTGTAA
- a CDS encoding hypothetical protein (conserved Plasmodium protein, unknown function) — protein MKEYENFDIIKKKFSPLLFIFRRDEENEIKKYSKKCTLVNLVKKNNPSPPKETTEITRSRPNVFLANTFHNNIERPFNTFNRFHHNDIKERGKYFTTKDMIKNRELAYGKNYALNNNVLYSKYFPTIINNNLIKYSKEDKDHLRKLEREYVIVSKVYTYIREDRSIYIYIF, from the coding sequence atgaaggaatatgaaaatttcgacattattaaaaagaaattcAGTCCtttactttttatattccgaagagatgaagaaaatgaaataaagaaatattcGAAAAAATGTACCTTGGTAAACcttgtaaaaaaaaataatccTTCGCCCCCGAAAGAAACAACAGAGATAACTAGAAGTAGACCAAATGTTTTTTTGGCCAATAcatttcataataatatagaaagACCTTTTAACACATTCAACAGATTTCATCATAATGACATAAAAGAAAGGGGGAAATATTTTACTACCAAGgatatgataaaaaatagaGAATTAGCTTATGGTAAAAATTATGCTTTAAACaataatgttttatattctaAATACTTTCCAacaattataaataataatttaataaaatattcaaaagaAGATAAGGATCACTTAAGAAAATTAGAAAGAGAATATGTAATTGTAAGTAAGgtatacacatatataagGGAAGATAgaagtatatatatttatatcttttag